The sequence CAACACATCCCAGGCTTTTACATTCGTTTTGCAGACAGTCAGCATGCCCTTCATCCATTTATCAAGCGTTCCTGATATGATCGTTGTTTTTTCTACAGGCGTCTTTTCTACCACGGTGGTAGTACCCCCGACCGCTTTGTTGCTTTTCAGCACTACATCGTCTATATATACCGTGCCGGCAAACTCACCGTAGCTATAGATCAACCTGATCCTGTCGGCAGCCGTGGCGGTGGTGGCGATCGTGACCAATTTCCAATCAGTCGTCACAGCCACCTGGCCAAAACCGTTGGAGGAATAGTTGGCGCTTTGCAACTCGGGGCGGATGGTGCCCGCAGCCGTACCCTTTACCCAAAAGCTCAGCTCGTATGTTTCCCCATTGGTCAGGGGTGCTGCAAAGGAATAGCTGGTTTGCACATCCCAGAAATTAGTGGTCTTGCTCGGGTTGGTCACATAAAAGGCCTTGCCTGTGTTCCCCACGCCCATACCACTGGCAGTTATTCCCCTGGTAGAGTTGTTGCCCCAGCCTCCCCAGCCACTGCCCGACTCAAAATCGCCATTCGCAACAAGGTTAGTAATGAGCGGAGGTCCCTGCGTATCGTATACATACAGGTTATTCACATCAATAGAATACGTTACCCCCGGTTTGTAGCCCAGGTCAAAATGCAGCTTGATATTGTCGCCGGCAAAATCAGTGATGGTGAACCGGATCTCCTTCCAGGATATACCGGTCGTGAACGTTTCGGTAGCCGTGCCGGATTTCGTCCAGTCTATCTTCGGCGTGTTATTGTTCAACCCTTCAAAGGCTATACGGCCTTCACCGGGAATATCCGATTTGATATACACCACCACTTCATACTTATGCGTCTTGTTCACCGCAATGGTGGGGGTGATCAATTGCAGATCGGTAGCTGCAGACGAACCACCAGCCGACACCAGCTTCACGGCCTTGTTGCCGGTACCCATTCCCACGGCATCTTCTACTGTAATACCAGCGCCGGGGTTGGTCAGGTTCCAGCCGGTAAAACTCTTATCCTTTAAGCCCGCCAGGTTCAGGTCATTGGCATAAGCAGGGGAAGTCACCACCATCGGGGCAAGCAATCCTTTCAGGTAAGCCGCATTCTGATTGGCATGCCACAACAGCGTATGGCCGTAAACAGACATGCCTGCCTTATTGGCTGTTTCCAGGAAGGTCTTTACTTTGTCTAAAGCTAAACTCCCATCTGCCT is a genomic window of Paraflavitalea devenefica containing:
- a CDS encoding endo-1,4-beta-xylanase is translated as MNKLHTITAGVMVLVMMVACNKYKAPGFDVDKPDEVAVQEDLDAYPALKSYINRGAHPNFKWGVALNLQEYLDKGVKYRLANTNFDELVVGYDMKHGAVVQADGSLALDKVKTFLETANKAGMSVYGHTLLWHANQNAAYLKGLLAPMVVTSPAYANDLNLAGLKDKSFTGWNLTNPGAGITVEDAVGMGTGNKAVKLVSAGGSSAATDLQLITPTIAVNKTHKYEVVVYIKSDIPGEGRIAFEGLNNNTPKIDWTKSGTATETFTTGISWKEIRFTITDFAGDNIKLHFDLGYKPGVTYSIDVNNLYVYDTQGPPLITNLVANGDFESGSGWGGWGNNSTRGITASGMGVGNTGKAFYVTNPSKTTNFWDVQTSYSFAAPLTNGETYELSFWVKGTAAGTIRPELQSANYSSNGFGQVAVTTDWKLVTIATTATAADRIRLIYSYGEFAGTVYIDDVVLKSNKAVGGTTTVVEKTPVEKTTIISGTLDKWMKGMLTVCKTNVKAWDVLNEPMDDGNPYELKTGIGRTLAADEFFWQDYLGKDYGVMAFKLARQYGNATDIHFINDYNLEYNLDKCRGIIEYVKYIESKGAKVDGIGTQMHISTTTSKDKIAEMFKLLAATGKLIKVSEMDIGVGVKTPAATAEHYKAQADMYKYVIDKYFELIPAPQRYGITIWAPLDSPANSYWRAGEPIGLWTEAYVRKLAYAAVAESLKANTK